Proteins encoded within one genomic window of Actinoplanes octamycinicus:
- a CDS encoding DNA polymerase III subunit gamma and tau → MALALYRKYRPRTFAEVIGQEHVTEPLSQALRSGRLNHAYLFSGPRGCGKTSSARILARSLNCEQGPTPDPCGVCASCKSLANDGAGSIDVIEIDAASHGGVDDARELREKAFFAPASSRYKIYVIDEAHMVSSAGFNALLKLVEEPPDYVKFIFATTEPDKVLGTIRSRTHHYPFRLIPPATLRPYLQQLTDAEGITVDPAVFPLVVRAGGGSARDTLSVLDQLIAGAGPEGVSYARAVALLGVTDVALIDEMCDALAAGDGAAAYSTIDRVAEAGHDPRRFASDLLERLRDLIVLQQVPDAVAKGLIDGPADQLEAMHAQATRLGAATLSRSADIVHNGLVEMRGTTAPRLLLELITARMLLPGADDSTGALLQRLERLERRGPLPAADPSDVRGEQPAVAPAPAGVTPEAAAPAGAGGGGLAAARAAAAAARRAAGGPARPVSPAPVSSAPAASAPVVPAPAVPASAAEAVVSPVPAAGASAAGETPAAPVVSPSVDAAEGAPAAGPSGSTDPDLTGSAPVGSVPAASGSAHSASAAGASPAAPAAAPDPSAAGPDADWNQVADGAHPEPADYYDDEPPWDEEPPEDVEPPRPQVDERLAKVRTAWQSLGRQQQRVQAMQDAGIGVRELRGDTVVFVAPSEAIADRFLRWTNAIATEFGRTLGGRWQIHCEVGTLTADTPPRSTPAHGTPGAGASHDSPGAGPSQGSPAAGRDQSTGRDHAAARRTAPAAATRPAAAPVAAASAAPERNTGRTESRPSRPQRAPADADDDGPAAPRPVSSPPPADRAANPVAPASPAPTEPTSADGGDTDWPEPVRPGTAAPRPAAPAPADDGWPEPVKPGSKAPTIHPAAAPAAGPDDAAPADPWAYSAPVTAVGNGPESSVASAAPDSWAARPGPASPAASEGWAARPGPPSPAASEGWAAQSGSSVPAVPGGEAAQTGRVSPAGPAVQASPAMSASVTVDTSPGRAASPAPAGPPAATANSAAVTKPAATRPAAPARSAAMEAARAAAARGGNAGGGLAAARAAARNAGANRSPAGPATGQPGNAQPGGAAWADGTPIPEAPYDPEYDGPPPTGAGYEGFDPGDEPLDEVIDEKTARQSSEEQAFQLLRDAFGAEKIGEM, encoded by the coding sequence GTGGCTCTCGCCCTCTACCGGAAATACCGTCCGCGCACGTTCGCCGAGGTCATCGGTCAGGAGCACGTGACCGAGCCGTTGTCGCAGGCATTGCGCAGCGGCCGGCTCAACCACGCCTATCTCTTCTCCGGACCCCGCGGCTGCGGCAAGACGTCGAGCGCGCGCATCCTGGCCCGCTCGCTCAACTGTGAGCAGGGTCCCACCCCGGACCCGTGCGGTGTCTGCGCCTCCTGCAAGTCGCTGGCCAACGACGGCGCCGGCTCGATCGACGTGATCGAGATCGACGCGGCCAGCCACGGCGGCGTCGACGACGCCCGCGAGCTCCGGGAGAAAGCGTTCTTCGCCCCGGCCAGCAGCCGCTACAAGATCTACGTGATCGACGAGGCGCACATGGTCTCGTCGGCCGGCTTCAACGCGCTGCTCAAGCTCGTCGAGGAGCCGCCGGACTATGTGAAGTTCATCTTCGCCACCACCGAGCCGGACAAGGTGCTCGGCACGATCCGCTCGCGGACCCATCACTACCCGTTCCGGCTGATCCCGCCCGCCACCCTGCGGCCGTACCTTCAGCAGCTCACCGACGCCGAGGGGATCACCGTCGACCCGGCGGTCTTCCCGCTGGTCGTCCGGGCCGGCGGCGGCAGCGCCCGGGACACCCTGTCGGTGCTCGACCAGCTGATCGCCGGCGCCGGTCCGGAGGGCGTCAGCTACGCCCGGGCGGTCGCCCTGCTCGGCGTCACCGACGTCGCCCTGATCGACGAGATGTGCGACGCGCTGGCCGCCGGCGACGGCGCCGCCGCCTACTCGACCATCGACCGGGTCGCCGAGGCCGGCCACGACCCGCGCCGCTTCGCCTCCGACCTGCTGGAGCGCCTGCGCGACCTGATCGTCCTGCAGCAGGTGCCGGACGCGGTCGCCAAGGGCCTGATCGACGGCCCGGCCGACCAGCTGGAGGCGATGCACGCCCAGGCCACCCGGCTCGGCGCCGCCACCCTGTCGCGCAGCGCCGACATCGTGCACAACGGGCTGGTCGAGATGCGCGGCACCACCGCCCCGCGGCTGCTGCTGGAGCTGATCACCGCCCGCATGCTGCTGCCCGGCGCGGACGACTCGACCGGCGCGCTGCTGCAGCGCCTGGAGCGGTTGGAGCGGCGCGGTCCGCTGCCCGCTGCCGACCCTTCTGACGTACGCGGTGAGCAGCCCGCCGTGGCCCCCGCTCCGGCCGGAGTCACCCCGGAGGCTGCCGCGCCGGCCGGTGCCGGCGGTGGCGGTCTCGCCGCGGCCCGGGCTGCGGCGGCCGCCGCCCGGCGTGCCGCTGGTGGTCCAGCCCGCCCCGTTTCCCCTGCTCCCGTCTCGTCTGCTCCAGCCGCGTCCGCTCCGGTAGTGCCTGCTCCGGCCGTGCCCGCCTCGGCCGCTGAAGCCGTTGTTTCTCCGGTCCCTGCGGCTGGGGCCTCGGCCGCTGGTGAGACGCCTGCCGCGCCGGTGGTGTCGCCTTCCGTGGATGCGGCGGAGGGCGCGCCTGCCGCCGGTCCTTCTGGCTCGACTGACCCCGATCTGACCGGGTCTGCGCCAGTCGGGTCGGTCCCAGCCGCCTCCGGCTCTGCGCACTCAGCTTCCGCTGCTGGCGCCTCTCCGGCCGCTCCGGCCGCCGCGCCGGATCCGTCCGCCGCCGGGCCTGACGCGGACTGGAACCAGGTCGCCGACGGAGCCCACCCCGAGCCCGCCGACTACTACGACGACGAGCCGCCGTGGGACGAGGAGCCCCCGGAGGACGTGGAGCCGCCGCGCCCGCAGGTCGACGAGCGGCTGGCGAAGGTCCGCACCGCCTGGCAGTCCCTCGGCCGCCAGCAGCAGCGCGTCCAGGCGATGCAGGACGCCGGCATCGGCGTCCGCGAGCTGCGCGGCGACACGGTGGTCTTCGTCGCCCCGTCCGAGGCCATCGCCGACCGCTTCCTCCGCTGGACGAACGCGATCGCCACCGAGTTCGGCCGCACCCTCGGTGGCCGCTGGCAGATCCACTGCGAGGTCGGCACGCTGACCGCCGACACCCCGCCGCGCAGCACCCCCGCACACGGCACGCCCGGCGCGGGTGCGTCGCATGATTCGCCCGGTGCCGGTCCTTCACAGGGCTCGCCGGCCGCCGGCCGTGACCAGTCCACCGGTCGTGACCACGCGGCGGCCCGCCGCACGGCCCCGGCCGCCGCCACCCGGCCCGCCGCGGCCCCGGTCGCGGCGGCGTCGGCGGCCCCGGAGCGCAACACCGGCCGCACCGAGTCCCGCCCGTCGCGCCCCCAGCGCGCCCCGGCCGACGCCGACGACGACGGTCCGGCAGCACCGCGCCCCGTCTCTTCCCCGCCTCCGGCAGACCGAGCCGCGAACCCGGTCGCGCCCGCCAGCCCGGCCCCCACCGAGCCGACGAGTGCCGACGGTGGAGACACCGACTGGCCGGAGCCGGTCCGCCCAGGCACCGCCGCGCCACGCCCGGCGGCGCCCGCACCGGCCGACGACGGCTGGCCCGAGCCGGTCAAACCGGGCTCCAAAGCCCCGACCATCCATCCGGCGGCGGCTCCTGCCGCCGGGCCAGACGATGCGGCTCCGGCCGATCCGTGGGCCTATTCCGCGCCGGTCACCGCCGTCGGCAACGGCCCGGAGAGCAGCGTGGCCTCGGCTGCACCGGACAGCTGGGCGGCACGGCCCGGCCCGGCGTCGCCCGCGGCATCGGAAGGATGGGCGGCACGGCCCGGCCCGCCGTCGCCCGCGGCATCGGAAGGATGGGCGGCGCAGTCCGGCTCGTCCGTGCCCGCTGTGCCGGGTGGCGAGGCAGCGCAGACCGGTCGGGTCAGCCCAGCGGGCCCGGCGGTTCAGGCAAGCCCCGCGATGTCGGCCTCGGTCACCGTGGACACCTCTCCGGGACGCGCGGCGTCCCCGGCTCCGGCCGGTCCACCGGCGGCGACAGCGAATTCGGCGGCCGTGACCAAGCCGGCGGCGACCAGGCCCGCGGCGCCGGCTCGTTCCGCCGCGATGGAGGCGGCCCGGGCGGCCGCGGCCCGTGGTGGCAATGCGGGCGGTGGCCTGGCCGCCGCCCGGGCTGCCGCACGCAACGCGGGCGCCAACCGTTCGCCCGCCGGCCCGGCAACCGGGCAACCGGGCAACGCCCAGCCCGGCGGTGCGGCCTGGGCCGACGGCACGCCGATCCCCGAGGCGCCCTACGACCCGGAGTATGACGGCCCGCCCCCGACCGGAGCCGGCTACGAGGGCTTCGACCCGGGCGACGAGCCGCTGGACGAGGTCATCGACGAGAAGACTGCCCGGCAGAGCAGCGAGGAGCAGGCCTTCCAGCTTCTCCGCGACGCCTTCGGCGCGGAGAAGATCGGCGAGATGTAG
- a CDS encoding STAS domain-containing protein: MRATITEHRPDVAVLHLQGELDADTAEQLRAALAGLLDRPVPRIVVDLTGLKFCDSIGLSTFVISKEVIAARGGWLSFAAANPFLTTLLETVGLNRYFAIFPEVDDAIAAGQL, translated from the coding sequence ATGCGGGCCACCATCACCGAGCACCGGCCTGACGTCGCCGTGCTGCATCTCCAGGGCGAACTCGACGCGGACACGGCCGAGCAGCTGCGCGCCGCCCTCGCCGGACTGCTGGATCGGCCGGTCCCGCGGATCGTGGTGGATCTGACCGGTCTGAAGTTCTGCGACTCGATCGGCCTGAGCACCTTCGTGATCAGCAAAGAGGTGATCGCGGCGCGCGGCGGCTGGCTCAGTTTCGCCGCGGCCAACCCGTTCCTCACCACGCTGCTGGAGACGGTCGGCCTGAACCGGTACTTCGCCATCTTCCCGGAGGTGGACGACGCGATAGCGGCCGGCCAGCTGTGA
- the deoD gene encoding purine-nucleoside phosphorylase, protein MSVHIGAKPGEIAERVLLPGDPMRAKWIAETFLEDAVCYTQVRGMLGFTGTWQGQRVSVQGSGMGMPSASIYTHELINEYGVKSVIRIGSCGALAMDLNLGDVVAAIGSATDSNMNRSRFDGLIDYAPVADFGLLRTAVDTAAAQGVPIRVGPILAADAFYTDRPDLYDALALYGVLAVEMESAAIYTIAARYGAKALTILTVSDHIKRGEAMEAAQREQGFSNMVRIGLDTIISDS, encoded by the coding sequence ATGAGCGTGCACATCGGCGCGAAGCCGGGCGAGATCGCCGAGCGGGTGCTGCTGCCCGGCGACCCGATGCGGGCGAAGTGGATCGCCGAGACCTTCCTGGAGGACGCGGTCTGCTACACCCAGGTCCGCGGGATGCTCGGCTTCACCGGCACCTGGCAGGGACAGCGGGTGTCAGTGCAGGGCTCCGGCATGGGCATGCCGTCGGCCTCGATCTACACCCACGAGCTGATCAACGAGTACGGGGTGAAATCGGTCATCCGGATCGGTTCATGCGGCGCCCTGGCGATGGACCTGAACCTCGGTGACGTGGTCGCCGCGATCGGCTCGGCGACCGATTCGAACATGAACCGGTCCCGCTTCGACGGCCTGATCGACTACGCCCCGGTGGCCGATTTCGGCCTGCTGCGCACCGCCGTCGACACGGCCGCGGCGCAGGGCGTCCCGATCCGGGTCGGCCCGATCCTGGCCGCTGACGCCTTCTACACCGACCGGCCCGACCTGTACGACGCGCTGGCCCTCTACGGCGTGCTGGCGGTCGAGATGGAGTCCGCCGCGATCTACACCATCGCGGCCCGCTACGGCGCCAAGGCGCTCACCATCCTGACCGTGAGCGACCACATCAAGCGCGGCGAGGCGATGGAGGCGGCGCAGCGCGAGCAGGGCTTCAGCAACATGGTCCGGATCGGCCTGGACACGATCATCTCCGACTCCTGA
- a CDS encoding nucleoside deaminase, with protein MIRRERHELWMRRALSAASASPEDVPVGAIILGPDGTELAAAGNERELTGDPTAHAEVLALRRAAAARGEWRLDGCTLVVTLEPCTMCAGALVLARIATVVFGAWEPKTGAVGSLWDVVRDPRLNHRPEVYGGVLETECAQLMRNFFR; from the coding sequence GTGATCCGCCGGGAGCGGCATGAGCTGTGGATGCGGCGGGCGTTGTCCGCCGCGTCCGCGTCACCGGAGGACGTGCCGGTCGGCGCGATCATTCTCGGTCCGGACGGCACCGAGCTGGCCGCCGCCGGCAACGAGCGGGAGCTGACCGGCGACCCGACCGCGCACGCCGAGGTGCTGGCGCTGCGCCGGGCCGCCGCGGCCCGGGGCGAGTGGCGCCTGGACGGCTGCACCCTGGTGGTCACCCTGGAGCCGTGCACGATGTGCGCCGGCGCGCTGGTCCTGGCCCGGATCGCCACGGTCGTCTTCGGCGCCTGGGAACCGAAGACCGGCGCGGTCGGCTCCCTCTGGGACGTCGTCCGCGACCCGCGCCTCAACCACCGCCCCGAGGTCTACGGCGGCGTCCTGGAAACCGAGTGCGCCCAGCTGATGCGCAACTTCTTCCGCTGA
- a CDS encoding tRNA adenosine deaminase-associated protein, whose amino-acid sequence MSIFAAAVARGKNGWTASELDLSGLADIDEVVDALRDAEPDAGLALLFVESDDEYLAILRLDEGEDLRVFGSDSAFAEESRIGSVLLGEVETPALGVDDLAAPDDDDEDDRPAADPDADPIGDAELLNDLGITAQRLLALCGMEGMLPSDITAEICQRIGCGDEMEELREA is encoded by the coding sequence GTGTCGATTTTCGCTGCCGCTGTCGCCCGCGGGAAGAACGGGTGGACTGCGTCGGAGCTGGACCTCTCGGGCCTGGCCGACATCGACGAGGTGGTGGATGCGCTCCGGGATGCCGAGCCGGACGCCGGGCTGGCGCTGTTGTTCGTCGAGAGCGACGACGAGTACCTCGCGATCCTGCGCCTGGACGAGGGCGAGGACCTGCGGGTCTTCGGGTCCGACTCGGCGTTCGCCGAGGAATCGCGGATCGGGTCGGTGCTGCTCGGCGAGGTGGAGACGCCGGCGCTCGGGGTGGACGACCTGGCCGCCCCGGACGATGACGACGAGGACGATCGGCCGGCCGCGGACCCGGACGCCGATCCGATCGGTGACGCCGAGCTGCTGAACGACCTGGGGATCACCGCGCAGCGGCTGCTGGCCCTGTGCGGCATGGAGGGCATGCTGCCGTCCGACATCACCGCGGAGATCTGCCAGCGGATCGGCTGCGGCGACGAGATGGAGGAGCTGCGCGAGGCGTGA
- a CDS encoding M23 family metallopeptidase, translating to MSLAGCAVGGSGTSAAADAAPARVAAAPAAAPSTVQVAAAKATKKYAFPVAAKNVSWHETHSGYKATDIFAACGSKVVATTNGVVLEVSRVDKYKKGVKDGPYNGGKFVSILGDDGVRYYGSHLKSVTKGIKAGVRVKVGQQVGKVGKTGNSSGVCHLHYGISPACKKVGDWKVRRGVVWPYSYLKSWRKGGQKSPVAAVKKWNKAHGCKA from the coding sequence GTGAGTCTGGCCGGCTGCGCGGTCGGCGGCTCCGGCACCTCAGCCGCCGCCGACGCCGCCCCGGCGCGTGTCGCTGCCGCGCCCGCCGCGGCCCCCAGCACGGTGCAGGTCGCCGCGGCCAAGGCCACCAAGAAGTACGCCTTCCCGGTCGCCGCCAAGAACGTGTCCTGGCACGAGACCCACTCCGGCTACAAGGCCACCGACATCTTCGCCGCCTGCGGCTCGAAGGTGGTGGCCACCACCAACGGCGTGGTGCTCGAGGTGAGCCGGGTGGACAAGTACAAGAAGGGTGTGAAAGACGGGCCGTACAACGGCGGCAAGTTCGTCTCCATCCTCGGTGACGACGGGGTGCGCTACTACGGTTCGCACCTGAAGTCGGTGACCAAGGGGATCAAGGCGGGTGTCCGGGTCAAGGTCGGCCAGCAGGTCGGCAAGGTCGGCAAGACCGGCAACTCGAGCGGCGTCTGCCACCTGCACTACGGCATCTCCCCGGCCTGCAAGAAGGTCGGCGACTGGAAGGTGCGGCGCGGCGTGGTGTGGCCGTACTCGTACCTGAAGTCGTGGCGCAAGGGCGGGCAGAAGAGCCCGGTCGCCGCCGTGAAGAAGTGGAACAAGGCGCACGGCTGCAAGGCCTGA
- a CDS encoding prephenate dehydrogenase/arogenate dehydrogenase family protein: MRIAVVGLGLIGGSLLRAFAAAGHEVTGFDVDPATRDLARAAGFRVGDSAAAAVAGTAVAVLAVPLPHLPAVLAELVDYPGLLTDVTSVKGPVRDLTEGRRFVGGHPMAGTESSGFAAADPELFTGCVWVLCVEPHGTDLDDWMVLARLYTALGARVLPITAAEHDNAVASISHVPHLLAAALAMKVGSPLNAALAAGSFRDGTRVAATRAELIAAMCGGNANEVGNELRHVINDLEALVRDLELPDPATALLPYLGRAGELRRTWPPQPGVPGRIPWPPEAPPGRPWLAAPAHTLLELGRAGGWVTSVDDVGLATMRP; encoded by the coding sequence GTGCGGATCGCGGTCGTCGGACTCGGACTCATCGGTGGCTCGCTGCTGCGGGCGTTCGCGGCGGCCGGGCATGAGGTGACCGGTTTCGACGTGGACCCCGCCACCCGGGATCTGGCCCGGGCGGCGGGGTTCCGCGTCGGCGACTCCGCCGCGGCGGCGGTGGCCGGGACCGCGGTCGCGGTGCTGGCGGTGCCGCTGCCGCACCTGCCGGCCGTGCTCGCCGAACTGGTCGACTATCCGGGTCTGCTCACCGACGTGACCTCGGTGAAGGGGCCGGTGCGGGACCTCACCGAGGGCCGCCGGTTCGTCGGCGGCCATCCGATGGCCGGCACCGAGTCGTCCGGGTTCGCCGCGGCCGACCCGGAGCTGTTCACCGGCTGCGTCTGGGTGCTCTGCGTCGAGCCGCACGGCACCGACCTCGACGACTGGATGGTGCTGGCCCGGTTGTACACCGCGCTCGGCGCCCGGGTGCTGCCGATCACCGCGGCCGAGCACGACAACGCGGTGGCGTCGATCAGCCACGTCCCGCACCTGCTGGCCGCCGCGCTGGCCATGAAGGTGGGTAGCCCACTGAACGCGGCGCTGGCGGCCGGATCATTCCGGGACGGGACGAGGGTCGCAGCCACCCGGGCGGAGCTGATCGCCGCCATGTGCGGGGGCAACGCCAACGAGGTGGGCAACGAGCTCCGCCACGTGATCAACGATCTTGAGGCGCTGGTGCGGGACCTGGAGCTGCCGGATCCGGCGACGGCGCTGCTTCCCTATCTGGGCAGGGCCGGCGAGTTGCGGCGGACCTGGCCTCCGCAACCGGGCGTGCCGGGCCGGATCCCGTGGCCTCCGGAAGCGCCACCCGGCCGCCCCTGGCTGGCCGCGCCGGCGCACACGCTGCTGGAGCTGGGCCGGGCCGGGGGCTGGGTGACTTCGGTGGACGATGTCGGGCTCGCGACAATGCGGCCGTAA
- a CDS encoding DinB family protein, translated as MPGQVGPISNEQEGLLAYLAQMRYQLRLTAYGLTPEQLRATPSASTLSVGGLIKHCASTEEGWIATARGSDQKPDFAKYQENFALADGETIEELFARYDRIAEETEKTVTELDDLGHRIPVDKSVPWNRPDLDHFTLRWILLHLIQETARHTGHADIIRESIDGATAFPLMAAAEGWPDTPWLTAWTKP; from the coding sequence ATGCCCGGTCAGGTCGGACCCATCAGCAACGAGCAAGAGGGCCTGCTGGCCTACCTCGCCCAGATGCGTTACCAGCTCCGGCTGACCGCCTACGGCCTCACTCCGGAGCAGCTGCGGGCCACGCCGAGCGCCAGCACGCTCAGCGTCGGTGGCCTGATCAAGCACTGCGCGTCCACCGAGGAGGGCTGGATCGCCACCGCCCGGGGCAGCGACCAGAAACCGGACTTCGCGAAGTACCAGGAGAACTTCGCGCTGGCCGACGGCGAGACGATCGAGGAGCTGTTCGCCCGCTACGACCGGATCGCCGAGGAGACCGAGAAGACCGTCACCGAGCTGGACGACCTGGGCCACCGGATCCCGGTCGACAAGTCGGTGCCATGGAACCGGCCGGACCTCGACCACTTCACCCTGCGCTGGATCCTGCTGCACCTGATCCAGGAGACCGCCCGGCACACCGGGCACGCCGACATCATCCGGGAGAGCATCGACGGCGCCACCGCGTTCCCGCTGATGGCGGCCGCCGAGGGCTGGCCGGACACGCCGTGGCTCACGGCGTGGACCAAGCCCTAG
- the mtnA gene encoding S-methyl-5-thioribose-1-phosphate isomerase — translation MRTIDWVDGAVEIVDQTALPGDLRVLRLHTVGELIAAIQSLAVRGAPALGVAGAFGVALAARVHGDDPGALRQAVQRIETARPTAVNLARGAQRAANLLPLGPDAVLAEACAIRDEEIAASESMAARGADLVTELCGPRARLLTHCNTGGLCAVTVGTALGVVGELHRRGRLTGVIASETRPLLQGARLTSWELTQWGVPHRVAVDSAGPFLMARGEVDAVILGADRICANGDVINKIGSYAHALGARRAGIPFLVVAPESTVDGATPTGGHVEIEDRGAAEVTAWSDAVNPAFDVTPADLVTAIVTDRRVIRLDRGERP, via the coding sequence ATGCGGACTATCGACTGGGTGGACGGAGCCGTGGAGATCGTCGATCAGACGGCGCTCCCCGGCGACCTGCGGGTGCTGCGGCTGCACACGGTCGGCGAGCTGATCGCGGCGATCCAGTCGCTGGCCGTGCGGGGCGCGCCGGCGCTGGGTGTGGCCGGCGCGTTCGGGGTGGCGCTCGCGGCCCGGGTGCACGGGGACGACCCCGGAGCGCTGCGCCAGGCCGTACAGCGAATCGAGACCGCGCGGCCCACGGCCGTGAACCTGGCCCGCGGCGCGCAACGCGCGGCGAACCTGCTGCCCCTGGGCCCGGACGCGGTGCTGGCCGAGGCCTGCGCGATCCGGGACGAGGAGATCGCCGCCTCGGAGTCGATGGCCGCCCGCGGCGCCGACCTGGTCACCGAGTTGTGCGGGCCGCGGGCCCGGCTGCTGACCCACTGCAACACCGGCGGGCTGTGCGCGGTGACCGTCGGCACCGCGCTGGGCGTGGTCGGCGAGCTGCACCGGCGCGGCCGGCTGACCGGGGTGATCGCCAGCGAGACCCGGCCGCTGCTCCAGGGCGCCCGGCTGACCTCCTGGGAGCTGACCCAGTGGGGTGTCCCGCACCGGGTCGCGGTCGACTCCGCCGGGCCGTTCCTGATGGCCCGCGGCGAGGTGGACGCGGTGATCCTGGGCGCCGACCGGATCTGCGCGAACGGCGACGTGATCAACAAGATCGGCAGTTACGCGCACGCGCTCGGTGCTCGCCGGGCCGGCATCCCGTTCCTGGTGGTGGCCCCGGAGTCGACGGTGGACGGGGCGACGCCGACCGGCGGGCACGTCGAGATCGAGGACCGCGGGGCCGCCGAGGTGACCGCGTGGAGCGACGCGGTCAATCCGGCGTTCGACGTGACCCCGGCCGATCTGGTCACCGCGATCGTCACCGACCGCCGGGTGATCAGGCTCGATCGCGGGGAGCGACCCTAG
- a CDS encoding M48 family metallopeptidase — MPTALRAAISVVMLAGFYLLGLAQLALVGWLLYEIWTHLHGAGAAKLSWLLIAAVGAVLAGLWRAIRAKPGDPDGLLVSPEQAPELWQQVRALAAEVGTRAPDEIRLVPEVNAAVSEDTKLLGLVGGTRRLYIGMPLLQTFSVDQMRSVLAHELGHYSGSHTRLSAVAYRGRVAMHETLDRVGRWNVFGWVFKAYGWLYQLVSSAVARRQELEADLASVRVAGVDAAVSSMRELPVVGAAWGFYMNRYIGYGWELGYAPDDVFGGFSQLYRARADELAELREQEPDDETSRWDSHPAIGDRIAAMRAAPRTAHAVDGRPATVLLPAVEAAGLALQREVVDFGSRTVLPWADFTAASMTLVAQNRADRVFRSVARLTGAPSAGLAELFGLVQAGRLGELAAEFFPESTRREAAARFAGPMDDLIELAAVRSGQARWQHSWSAPARLVDRDGEPVDFSEIAKLAVAPETLDEARRRLAERGVQVETVTVVQTRATGQGAEVLGAMPNVKVDGAEHADLILLSKGFVLVPAPKSTDDGDKRVAALLGAVSPAELAARYRYLPFEEISTVRIDREVPVNATLTLHDGRTVGIQERWTADKMGKSDDLFREMLTELRDKRDR, encoded by the coding sequence ATGCCCACAGCGCTGCGTGCCGCGATCTCGGTCGTCATGCTGGCCGGTTTCTATCTGCTCGGGCTGGCGCAGCTGGCCCTGGTCGGCTGGCTTCTCTACGAGATCTGGACGCACCTGCACGGCGCCGGCGCGGCCAAGCTGAGCTGGCTGCTGATCGCCGCGGTCGGCGCGGTGCTGGCCGGTTTGTGGCGGGCGATCCGGGCCAAGCCCGGCGACCCGGACGGTCTGCTGGTCAGCCCGGAGCAGGCGCCCGAGCTGTGGCAGCAGGTCCGGGCGCTGGCCGCCGAGGTGGGCACCCGGGCGCCGGACGAGATCCGGCTGGTGCCCGAGGTGAACGCCGCGGTCAGCGAGGACACCAAGCTGCTCGGCCTGGTCGGCGGGACGCGCCGGCTCTACATCGGCATGCCGCTGCTGCAGACCTTCAGCGTGGACCAGATGCGTTCGGTGCTCGCCCACGAGCTGGGGCACTACTCCGGTTCGCACACCCGGCTGTCCGCGGTCGCCTACCGGGGCCGGGTGGCGATGCACGAGACCCTCGACCGGGTCGGCCGGTGGAACGTGTTCGGCTGGGTCTTCAAGGCGTACGGCTGGCTGTACCAGCTGGTCAGCAGCGCGGTCGCGCGCCGGCAGGAGTTGGAGGCGGACCTCGCGTCGGTGCGGGTGGCCGGAGTGGACGCGGCGGTCTCCTCGATGCGCGAGCTGCCGGTCGTCGGCGCCGCCTGGGGCTTCTACATGAACCGGTACATCGGCTACGGCTGGGAGCTCGGCTACGCCCCGGACGACGTCTTCGGCGGCTTCAGCCAGCTCTACCGGGCCCGCGCCGACGAACTCGCCGAGCTGCGCGAGCAGGAGCCGGACGACGAGACCTCGCGCTGGGACAGCCACCCGGCGATCGGCGACCGGATCGCCGCGATGCGGGCCGCGCCGCGCACCGCGCACGCGGTCGACGGCCGGCCGGCCACCGTGCTGCTGCCCGCGGTCGAGGCGGCCGGCCTGGCGCTGCAGCGCGAGGTGGTCGACTTCGGCAGCCGGACCGTCCTGCCCTGGGCCGACTTCACCGCCGCGTCGATGACCCTGGTCGCGCAGAACCGCGCCGACCGGGTGTTCCGCAGCGTGGCCCGGCTGACCGGCGCCCCGTCGGCCGGGCTGGCCGAGCTCTTCGGCCTGGTCCAGGCGGGCCGGCTGGGCGAGCTGGCCGCCGAGTTCTTCCCGGAGTCGACCCGCCGGGAGGCGGCCGCCCGGTTCGCCGGCCCGATGGACGACCTGATCGAGCTGGCCGCGGTGCGCTCCGGCCAGGCCCGCTGGCAGCACTCCTGGTCGGCGCCGGCCCGGCTGGTCGACCGGGACGGCGAGCCGGTCGACTTCTCCGAGATCGCCAAGCTGGCCGTCGCCCCGGAGACGCTGGACGAGGCGCGCCGCCGGCTGGCCGAGCGGGGCGTGCAGGTGGAGACCGTCACCGTGGTGCAGACCCGGGCCACCGGGCAGGGTGCCGAGGTGCTCGGCGCGATGCCGAACGTCAAGGTGGACGGCGCCGAGCACGCCGACCTGATCCTGCTCAGCAAGGGTTTCGTCCTGGTCCCGGCGCCGAAGTCGACCGACGACGGCGACAAGCGGGTGGCCGCCCTGCTCGGCGCCGTCTCGCCGGCCGAGCTGGCGGCGCGGTACCGCTACCTCCCGTTCGAGGAGATCTCCACCGTGCGGATCGACCGGGAGGTGCCGGTCAACGCCACGCTGACGCTGCACGACGGGCGCACGGTCGGCATCCAGGAGCGGTGGACCGCCGACAAGATGGGCAAGAGCGACGACCTGTTCCGCGAGATGCTCACCGAGCTGCGGGACAAGCGGGACAGATAG